One segment of Luteolibacter rhizosphaerae DNA contains the following:
- a CDS encoding GxxExxY protein, with product MNEGLNLLSEQVIGAAIEVHRELGPGVLEHSYEASLHHELSLRGISSVRQLLLPLTYKGLIIPDAYRIDLLVEDKIVVELKTGEALKPVHSAQLLTYLRMSRKPLGLLINFHVPLLRDGLKRLVHNLTD from the coding sequence ATGAATGAGGGACTAAATCTTCTGAGCGAGCAGGTGATCGGAGCGGCAATTGAGGTTCATCGCGAGCTGGGGCCGGGAGTGTTAGAACATTCTTATGAGGCATCGCTACACCATGAACTCTCGCTAAGGGGAATATCTTCGGTTCGGCAGCTTCTACTTCCCCTCACCTACAAGGGTTTGATCATTCCCGACGCCTACCGAATCGACCTGCTTGTGGAGGACAAGATCGTGGTTGAACTGAAGACGGGCGAAGCTCTCAAACCTGTCCACAGCGCCCAATTGCTTACCTATCTCCGGATGAGCCGAAAGCCGCTCGGGCTTCTGATCAATTTTCATGTTCCTCTCCTCCGAGACGGCCTCAAGCGCCTCGTGCACAACCTTACCGATTAA
- the metH gene encoding methionine synthase, whose protein sequence is MPSIPRVLRLSGSEAYNHTPDKNFLMIGERTNVAGSPKFAKLVREGKLDEALEIARQQVESGANVIDICFDDGLIDGKAMMARFLQLVQSEPAISKVPIMVDSSKWEIIEEGLKYLQGKGIVNSISLKEGEERFIEQAKHIRRYGAATVVMAFDENGQAATYEEKIRICERAYRVLVDKVGFPPEDIIFDPNILTVATGIEEHNNYALDFINATRWIKQNLPHAKISGGVSNISFSFRGNNVVREAMHSAFLYHATRAGMDMGIVNAGMLEVYDEIPKDMLEHVEDVLLNRRPDATERMLDFAEQFKGQGGKKIEEDLSWREHPVEKRLEHALLKGIDKFIDEDTEEARLKYGRPLKVIEGPLMDGMGVVGDLFGEGKMFLPQVVKSARVMKKAVAWLEPFMDAEKAGDPEQKSAGKFLIATVKGDVHDIGKNIVGVVLACNGFEVTDMGVMVSCDKILAKAKEIGADVIGLSGLITPSLDEMIHVAKEMEKGGFTVPLLIGGATTSTTHTAVKIAHHYSGPVVHVLDASRSVPVTTALLSEAQRDAFVAENAEKHRKAREAFTGGPKKETISIVEARKLARATDWSAYTPAVPEFLGTRVIANQSLRELVEYIDWTPFFHAWELRGVWDRETKTLKTKNAEGAKEAAKLHAEALVLLDRIIAEKRFTARGIYGFFPANSDGDDLVVWNDEHRTSEKARLHTLRQQVKKESGKPNEALSDYVAPQGAGKDYIGGFVVGIHGADEWAAELRAAHDPYLAIMAQALADRLAEAFAELMHHRARVEWGYERPNEFGHNELIKELYRGIRPAPGYPAQPDHTEKPILFDLLQASEPTGVELTESCAMHPGAAVCGLYFSHPESHYFAISELQKDQVEDYAHRKGMSVEEAEKWLGPWLGY, encoded by the coding sequence ATGCCTTCCATCCCTCGCGTTCTTCGTCTGTCCGGTTCTGAAGCGTACAATCATACGCCGGACAAAAACTTCCTGATGATCGGCGAGCGCACGAACGTCGCCGGTTCGCCGAAGTTCGCGAAGCTCGTTCGTGAAGGAAAACTTGATGAAGCGCTTGAGATCGCCCGCCAGCAGGTGGAGAGCGGAGCCAACGTCATCGACATCTGCTTCGACGACGGACTGATCGACGGCAAGGCGATGATGGCGCGCTTCCTCCAACTGGTGCAGAGCGAGCCCGCTATCTCCAAGGTGCCGATCATGGTGGACTCCTCGAAGTGGGAGATCATCGAGGAGGGACTGAAATACCTCCAAGGCAAGGGCATCGTGAACTCGATCTCACTGAAGGAAGGCGAGGAAAGGTTCATCGAGCAGGCCAAGCACATCCGCCGCTACGGTGCCGCCACCGTGGTCATGGCCTTCGATGAAAACGGGCAGGCCGCGACCTACGAGGAAAAGATCCGCATCTGCGAGCGCGCCTACCGGGTGCTGGTGGACAAGGTCGGCTTCCCGCCGGAGGACATCATTTTCGACCCCAACATCCTGACCGTCGCGACCGGGATCGAGGAGCACAACAACTACGCTCTGGATTTCATCAACGCGACGCGCTGGATCAAACAGAACCTGCCCCACGCCAAGATCTCGGGCGGCGTCTCCAACATCTCGTTCTCATTCCGCGGCAACAACGTGGTGCGCGAGGCGATGCACTCGGCTTTCCTCTACCACGCGACAAGGGCGGGGATGGACATGGGCATCGTCAATGCCGGCATGCTCGAGGTCTACGACGAGATCCCGAAGGACATGCTCGAACACGTCGAAGACGTGCTGCTCAACCGCCGCCCCGATGCCACCGAACGGATGCTCGACTTCGCCGAGCAATTCAAGGGACAGGGTGGCAAGAAGATCGAAGAGGATCTCTCGTGGCGCGAGCATCCCGTGGAGAAGCGGCTCGAACACGCTCTGCTCAAGGGCATCGACAAGTTCATCGACGAGGACACCGAGGAGGCCCGTCTGAAGTATGGCCGCCCGCTCAAGGTCATTGAGGGCCCGCTGATGGATGGCATGGGCGTCGTCGGCGACCTCTTCGGCGAGGGCAAGATGTTCCTGCCGCAGGTGGTGAAGTCCGCGCGGGTGATGAAGAAGGCCGTTGCTTGGCTGGAGCCCTTCATGGACGCCGAGAAGGCCGGCGACCCGGAGCAGAAGTCCGCGGGCAAGTTTCTCATCGCGACGGTGAAGGGCGATGTCCACGACATCGGCAAGAACATCGTGGGCGTCGTGCTCGCCTGCAATGGCTTCGAGGTCACGGACATGGGCGTCATGGTTTCCTGCGACAAGATCCTGGCGAAGGCCAAGGAGATCGGCGCGGACGTGATCGGCCTGTCCGGATTGATCACCCCCTCGTTGGATGAGATGATCCACGTGGCGAAGGAGATGGAGAAGGGAGGCTTCACGGTGCCGCTGCTGATCGGTGGTGCCACCACTTCCACCACCCACACCGCGGTGAAGATCGCGCACCATTACTCCGGGCCGGTCGTTCATGTGCTGGATGCCTCGCGTTCCGTGCCTGTGACCACCGCGCTGCTTTCCGAAGCGCAGCGGGACGCGTTCGTCGCGGAGAATGCCGAGAAGCACCGCAAGGCTCGTGAGGCGTTTACCGGCGGACCGAAGAAAGAGACTATTTCGATCGTCGAGGCTCGCAAGCTCGCGCGCGCGACCGATTGGTCCGCTTACACGCCTGCGGTGCCCGAGTTCCTCGGCACCCGCGTGATCGCCAATCAATCGCTGCGCGAACTGGTCGAATACATCGACTGGACTCCTTTCTTCCACGCATGGGAGCTGCGGGGCGTCTGGGATCGCGAGACCAAGACCCTCAAGACCAAGAATGCGGAAGGCGCGAAGGAAGCGGCCAAGCTCCATGCCGAGGCGCTCGTCCTGCTCGACCGGATCATCGCGGAGAAGCGCTTCACCGCCCGCGGCATTTACGGCTTCTTCCCCGCGAACTCGGATGGCGATGACTTGGTCGTCTGGAACGATGAGCATCGTACTTCGGAGAAGGCCCGCCTTCACACCCTGCGCCAGCAGGTGAAGAAGGAGAGCGGCAAGCCGAACGAGGCGCTCTCCGACTACGTGGCCCCGCAAGGCGCGGGCAAGGATTACATCGGGGGCTTCGTCGTCGGCATCCACGGTGCCGATGAATGGGCGGCGGAGTTGCGCGCGGCACACGACCCCTATCTGGCAATCATGGCTCAGGCTCTCGCGGATCGTCTTGCCGAAGCCTTCGCCGAACTCATGCACCATCGCGCGCGTGTCGAGTGGGGTTACGAGCGCCCGAACGAATTCGGCCACAACGAGCTGATCAAGGAACTCTACCGCGGCATCCGGCCTGCTCCCGGCTACCCGGCCCAGCCGGATCACACCGAGAAGCCGATCCTCTTTGATCTGCTGCAAGCATCGGAGCCCACCGGGGTGGAACTCACCGAGAGCTGCGCCATGCATCCCGGCGCGGCTGTCTGCGGCCTCTACTTCAGCCACCCGGAGAGCCACTACTTCGCGATCTCCGAGCTGCAGAAGGACCAAGTGGAGGACTACGCGCACCGCAAGGGCATGAGCGTGGAGGAAGCAGAGAAATGGCTCGGCCCCTGGCTGGGTTACTAA
- a CDS encoding DUF1552 domain-containing protein, whose protein sequence is MSIHRFSRRSFLRGAGVTMALPWLESMSVWGDETKPREPGSEAPKRFAVFFSGNGFHSREWWAKGEGKSMELGRVLHPLADLREKMLFIRGLYNAEALKGNIHSSQTGNLLSGAPLASGGEIRSSTSVDQYLAQQIGRETKLPSLVLGCEKSNPSVHKNYSMLYSSHISWSSPTTPTPLEVYPALAFDQLFKDSANRGDQSVLDAVLEDAKDLRRGVSGQDRHKLDEYLDSVREVEQRISNAGKRGELQGWRPTLSAPNIPRPADGIPQDVAEHMRLMCDILVLAFQTDTTRICTLKLNNDHSALRFPNLGIDYMIHHLLSHTDNEDWLKVNQFFVEQVAYIARKLDSIREGEKTLLDNSMLLFCSSMLHGNHDANQLPVVLLGGGGGTLQGGRVLDYMDQPQRQMCRLYLSVMEKMGVKLAAFGDAVSPLEGV, encoded by the coding sequence ATGAGCATTCATCGCTTTTCGCGTCGTAGCTTCCTGCGTGGTGCCGGGGTGACCATGGCGCTGCCGTGGCTCGAATCGATGTCCGTGTGGGGCGACGAGACGAAGCCGCGTGAACCGGGGAGCGAGGCTCCCAAGCGCTTCGCGGTTTTCTTCTCGGGCAATGGTTTCCACTCGCGCGAGTGGTGGGCGAAGGGTGAGGGGAAGTCGATGGAGCTGGGCCGGGTGCTACACCCGCTGGCGGACCTCCGCGAGAAGATGCTCTTCATCCGCGGGCTCTACAATGCGGAGGCTTTGAAGGGGAATATCCACAGCTCGCAAACCGGCAACCTGCTTTCCGGGGCGCCTCTGGCGAGCGGCGGTGAGATCCGCTCCTCGACCAGCGTGGACCAGTATCTGGCTCAGCAGATCGGGCGGGAGACGAAGTTGCCGAGCCTGGTGTTGGGCTGTGAGAAATCGAACCCCTCGGTCCACAAAAACTACTCGATGCTGTATAGCTCTCACATCTCGTGGAGCTCGCCGACGACGCCGACCCCGCTGGAGGTGTATCCGGCCTTGGCCTTCGACCAGCTTTTCAAAGACAGCGCAAACCGCGGCGATCAGAGCGTGCTGGATGCCGTGTTGGAAGATGCCAAGGATCTGCGCCGCGGCGTGAGCGGCCAGGACCGGCACAAGCTGGACGAGTATCTGGACTCCGTGCGCGAGGTGGAGCAGCGGATCTCGAACGCGGGCAAGCGCGGCGAGCTTCAAGGTTGGCGGCCGACGCTCTCCGCACCGAACATCCCGCGGCCGGCGGACGGAATCCCTCAGGACGTGGCCGAGCACATGCGGCTGATGTGCGACATCCTCGTGCTGGCCTTCCAGACCGACACCACGCGGATCTGCACGCTGAAGCTGAACAACGATCACTCCGCGCTGCGTTTCCCGAATCTGGGGATCGATTACATGATCCACCACCTGCTCTCGCACACCGACAACGAGGATTGGCTGAAGGTGAACCAATTCTTCGTCGAGCAGGTGGCCTACATCGCGCGGAAGCTGGATTCGATCCGCGAGGGTGAGAAGACTCTTTTGGACAACTCGATGCTGCTCTTCTGTTCCTCCATGCTGCACGGAAATCACGATGCCAACCAACTGCCGGTCGTCCTGCTCGGAGGAGGTGGGGGCACGCTCCAAGGCGGACGGGTGCTAGACTACATGGATCAACCGCAGCGGCAGATGTGCCGTCTCTACCTGAGCGTGATGGAAAAGATGGGAGTGAAGCTCGCGGCCTTCGGCGATGCGGTCTCGCCCCTCGAAGGAGTCTGA
- a CDS encoding cyclic nucleotide-binding domain-containing protein: MSPEERDAQFYRDTESIAFPKLDDHQLSLLEPLGTREIVRAGEVVIRAGSRDCPMVVVLEGELEAYESRDGIEQILAAPGPRDFVGEVSMLNGTAAIASIRGRAEKTEVLSIPASELVGASGGR; the protein is encoded by the coding sequence ATGAGCCCGGAAGAGCGCGACGCGCAGTTTTACCGCGATACGGAAAGCATCGCGTTCCCGAAGCTGGATGACCATCAGCTTTCGCTTCTGGAGCCGCTCGGCACGCGCGAGATCGTGCGGGCGGGAGAAGTCGTGATCCGTGCCGGGTCCCGCGATTGTCCGATGGTCGTGGTGCTCGAGGGCGAACTCGAAGCGTATGAGAGCCGCGACGGGATCGAACAGATTCTCGCCGCCCCCGGCCCGCGGGATTTCGTCGGCGAAGTCTCGATGCTCAACGGCACTGCGGCGATCGCTTCCATCCGCGGGCGGGCGGAGAAAACGGAGGTGCTCTCGATTCCGGCGAGCGAGCTTGTCGGAGCTTCCGGGGGTCGGTGA
- a CDS encoding NAD(P)/FAD-dependent oxidoreductase: MSELPGVGEPIVRAFIMRRERLSRDNEFAGFRVLANPGCQGARRIDDFLDKNHIPHRLVDSTTEECQSLCRRLGIENDDLPALISGDGSIARNPSIFEIARITGLLRQLSSETDEELFCDLAIVGAGPAGLAAAVNAASEGLCTVVLESFAPGGQAGSSSLIENFFGFPTGISGGDLTFRAQLQAYRFGAKFSTPSRALSLAFTEGEHSSAIRIDGSRSVLRSKCVIIATGAQYNKIDAEDLERFEGLGVFYAATPMEAQTCRKAMVFVAGGGNSAGQAAMFLSETAAKVYLVIRGGDLTKSMSSYLSTRVEAQPNIEILRFTEIRRMFGESRLERIEIENTQSGERQMHEAAAVFSMIGARPCTDWLPPEISTDEKGFIRTGAAIADCPAWQNAGRSPYPFETSRPGIFAAGDVRSGSVKRCSAAVGEGSMAIENVHQMLGTYS, from the coding sequence TTGTCGGAGCTTCCGGGGGTCGGTGAGCCGATCGTCCGCGCCTTCATCATGCGGCGGGAGCGGCTGAGCCGGGACAACGAATTCGCGGGCTTCCGCGTTTTGGCCAACCCCGGATGCCAGGGAGCGCGGCGGATCGATGACTTCCTCGACAAGAATCACATCCCGCACCGTCTGGTGGACTCCACTACCGAGGAATGCCAGAGCCTGTGCAGACGGCTCGGAATTGAGAATGACGACCTGCCCGCCCTGATTTCCGGTGACGGCTCGATCGCGAGGAACCCGAGTATCTTCGAGATCGCCCGTATCACCGGACTGCTGCGGCAGCTCTCCTCGGAAACGGACGAGGAGCTCTTCTGTGATCTCGCGATCGTGGGTGCCGGGCCTGCGGGTCTCGCAGCGGCGGTGAATGCCGCTTCGGAAGGACTCTGCACCGTCGTGCTCGAGAGCTTCGCGCCGGGTGGACAGGCGGGGTCATCCTCCTTGATCGAGAACTTCTTCGGCTTCCCGACCGGGATCAGCGGTGGGGACCTGACTTTCCGGGCTCAGCTTCAAGCCTACCGCTTCGGCGCGAAGTTCTCCACGCCCTCACGCGCGCTCTCGCTGGCATTCACGGAGGGCGAGCACTCCTCCGCGATCCGGATCGATGGCAGCCGCAGCGTGCTGCGCTCGAAATGCGTGATCATCGCCACGGGAGCGCAATACAACAAGATCGATGCCGAAGACCTCGAACGCTTCGAAGGCTTGGGGGTCTTCTACGCCGCCACACCGATGGAGGCGCAGACCTGCCGGAAGGCCATGGTCTTCGTCGCGGGCGGCGGCAATTCCGCAGGCCAAGCTGCGATGTTCCTTTCGGAAACCGCCGCCAAAGTTTACCTCGTGATTCGTGGCGGCGATCTTACCAAGAGCATGTCCAGCTACCTCTCCACACGGGTGGAAGCGCAGCCCAACATCGAGATCCTGCGCTTCACCGAAATCCGCAGGATGTTCGGCGAAAGCCGACTGGAGCGGATCGAGATCGAGAACACGCAAAGCGGCGAGCGGCAGATGCACGAGGCCGCCGCGGTGTTCTCGATGATCGGTGCCCGCCCTTGCACCGACTGGCTGCCGCCGGAGATTTCAACGGACGAGAAAGGCTTCATCCGGACAGGCGCAGCCATCGCCGACTGCCCTGCATGGCAGAATGCGGGCAGATCTCCGTATCCTTTCGAAACCAGCCGGCCCGGTATCTTTGCCGCCGGAGATGTCCGCTCTGGATCGGTCAAGCGCTGCAGCGCCGCCGTCGGCGAAGGCAGCATGGCCATCGAGAACGTCCACCAGATGCTCGGAACCTACAGCTAG
- a CDS encoding homocysteine S-methyltransferase family protein, which produces MPRPDPTIELQQALRQRILVLDGAMGTTIRTYGLIESDARGPRFANNSKDLLNNGDILSITRPDVIGDIHKRFYEAGSDICETNTFSGTSIAQSEFFVDDPREHGGVKDPEFFQKIIDDPMLRDLAWEINFESSRLCREWADRVANDTGIKRYVAGAIGPLTVSLSTSPDANDAGFRTVTFDQVKEDYIRQVRALIAGGCDILMVETIFDALNAKAALVAIQEVFDADVLKLPIIVSAAVGRGGETMISAQKVEAMWNAMAHVNPLAVGLNCSLGPDLMKPHLEELAKVSATHISCYPNAGLPNPLAPTGFDLEPPHMNAYMKEFAVDGLLNLAGGCCGNTPEHIAAIAEGVKGIAPREVPSLAD; this is translated from the coding sequence ATGCCCCGCCCCGATCCTACGATCGAACTTCAGCAAGCCCTCCGCCAGCGCATCCTCGTCTTGGATGGCGCGATGGGCACGACGATCCGCACGTATGGCCTGATCGAGTCCGATGCCCGCGGCCCGCGCTTCGCGAACAACAGCAAAGACCTGCTGAACAACGGGGACATCCTTTCCATCACCCGTCCGGATGTGATCGGGGACATTCACAAGCGTTTCTACGAAGCCGGCTCCGACATCTGCGAGACGAACACCTTCTCGGGCACTTCGATCGCCCAGAGCGAGTTCTTCGTCGATGACCCGCGCGAGCATGGTGGCGTGAAGGATCCGGAGTTCTTCCAAAAGATCATCGATGACCCGATGCTCCGTGACCTTGCGTGGGAGATCAATTTCGAGTCCTCGCGACTCTGCCGCGAATGGGCGGACCGGGTGGCAAACGACACCGGCATCAAGCGCTATGTCGCCGGGGCGATCGGGCCCTTGACGGTTTCGCTCAGCACCTCGCCGGATGCGAATGATGCGGGCTTCCGTACCGTGACCTTCGACCAGGTGAAGGAAGATTACATTCGCCAGGTGCGAGCCCTCATCGCCGGGGGCTGCGACATCCTGATGGTGGAAACGATCTTCGACGCGCTCAACGCGAAGGCGGCACTCGTCGCGATCCAGGAGGTCTTCGATGCCGATGTGCTGAAGCTTCCCATCATTGTTAGCGCTGCGGTCGGCCGCGGTGGCGAGACGATGATCTCCGCACAGAAGGTCGAGGCGATGTGGAATGCGATGGCGCATGTGAATCCGCTGGCGGTGGGCTTGAATTGCTCGCTGGGCCCGGACCTGATGAAGCCTCACCTGGAAGAATTGGCGAAGGTCTCCGCCACGCACATTTCCTGCTATCCGAACGCGGGGCTGCCGAACCCACTGGCTCCGACGGGCTTCGATCTGGAGCCGCCACACATGAACGCTTACATGAAGGAGTTTGCCGTGGATGGTTTGCTCAACCTTGCGGGGGGGTGCTGCGGGAATACGCCGGAACACATCGCGGCCATTGCCGAGGGTGTGAAGGGGATCGCGCCGCGTGAGGTGCCGAGCTTGGCAGATTAA